CATATTTATTTTTGTCCGTATTGATATAATTCAACGCGGCAAAATCTATCGAGAAATCATTTTCATTATGCTTTAAGGTGATCTTTTTGATGCTTGACAGGGATTCAGGCAGGATAACACGATTGTGCCGTTTTTCATGCGTTGCCACCCTCCTGTTGAAGATGTGCAGGTCCGTAAAAACAATGGCCGGCCTGTGCATATTCTGCCGGATGCTGGCGGGATTAAAAATATTGAAGCCGTCCGGACCGCCAAATATCAGTTCGCCGGACTTCAGCTTTAATGCAGCATTGGCGCTGAATGCGCGGCCCTGAAGCCCGTCTGCATCGTCATAATTCCTGCATTGAATGCTGATGCCCTTCTCTCCCTGCCGGATGATGATCTTGCTGAGGCCGTTGGAGGTGCTTACCCACAGGCGCCCCTCATCGTCTTCCAGCATACTGACGATATTATTGTCCGGCAGGCCGTCTTCCACCCGGAAAGACCTGAATGTGCGGGTGACGGGATCGAACAGGTTCAGCCCGGCACGGGTGCCGGCCCACATATTGCCATTCCTGTCACATAAAAGCGAGCTTACATTATCATTGCTCAGCTGATGCGTGGCGCTCAAATACTGAACAAATATCCCTTTTGCCTTATCCAGCACATCAATGCCATAAGCCGTCCCTATCCAGAGATCCCCGTTTTTATCCTCCGCAAAGGAAGAAATGAAATTCGAGTGAATGGAATTGGGCAAACTCACATTGTTGTGATAGAAGATGCCGTTACTGCGGTCGAACCTGTCCAACCCGCCGCCCAATGTTCCTACCCAGAAATTATTCCGCTGGTCCTCGTATATCCTCCAGACGCTTTTGCCCGCCAGGCTGTTGGGGTCTTCGCTCCGGTGCCGGTAGTGCGAAAATCTGCCGTTGCTGTAAAAATCCATCCCCCCGAAATAATAACCTATCCAGAGATTGTCCCAGCGATCCACATACAAACTGACGATGACATCGTTACTGATGGTGTTGTCATCGGCCGGATCATGCCGGAATGACGTAAAGCGATGGGCCGCGCGGTCAAAATAAATGAGGCCGCCGCCGTTGGTGCCTATCCAGATATTGCCCTTGCGGTCTTCCGCAAAACAGTTCACATCATCATGCCCGGGATTTGAGCTGCCGGAATGACGGCGCGTGTACAGGTTGAACTTCCCCATGCTTTCGGCGAAATAGCTGATCCCTCTTTTATAGGTACCGCACCAGATAACGTCCAGGTTATCCCTGTACAAAGCATAAATGGCGTTCTCCGCAAGGCTTTTCGCATCATCTTCCCTGTTCATGAGGCTATAGCTGCTGAAATCCCGCTTATCTACCACATTTATCCCGCCGTGGTCGGTGCCTATCCATATGGCGCCTTTTTCGTCCTGGATAATACTGTTAACAATATCATTGTTCAATATGCCATTTTTGCTGGATAACCGTTTGACAGCGCTGCTGCGGGACTTTAAATAAATGGCGCCGAAATCGTTGCCCGGCGCATAAACCCACAGATCATCGTCCGCATCAACGAACAACATCAAAGCCATCACCTGCCCGGCAGTGATAGCCGCAACAGCAGTATCCCGATAAATGGGCCTGGCGGAATGCGCATCCCGTATTTCAATCTTTCCGTTACTGTACAATACAACGATGTTGCCTTTCGAATCCGATTTTATATCAGCGATGGCCGCCTGTTCTTTATTTCCTGCGTTTACCTTTACCGCCTGATCGCTGCCGCCGAGCCTGTACAGACCGGAGTCGGCGCCAGCCAGCCAGAAAACACCGCCGGCCTGGTGAATACAGGTCAGCCCGTTGCCCGGAAGCCCGGTGCGGTCCAGCCAGGACCGGGTTTCAAAGAATTTCTCCGTAGCGGGATCATAGATGTTGTCGCCGTTCCTTGTTCTGATGTACAGATTGTTGCCGGGCGCGGGATATATCCCGTATATATAGTCGTCATTAATAGAAAAAGTATCCGCCAGCGCATGCCGGAAGACCCGGAAGGAATACCCGTCATAACGGTTCAGGCCACTCATCGTGCCAAACCACATAAATCCCGTGGAATCTTTGTAGATGCAGTTCACCTGGTTGTTGGAAAGCCCGTTGTTGACATTCAGCGACGTGAACGGATAAGTTGGGTGCTGTGCATGCACATTCAGCAGCATGCATAATAACAGTGGAATTTGCAGATGCCTTTTAAGCATTAAAATCGATTCAGATGAAGGCCATTTAACTATTGTCTGTTTACAATTTAACAAAAAAAACGCAAAAAAACCTTCATATGAACGGCGATGTATTTATGCAACCCACGCCATGTCTGTTGTGTTATAATTTAAAAAAGATATGTTTCCGGTACAGCCAGTAACAGATGTACCATTCCAGGGCCAGTACGGCAAAGGCGGAGATAACGGCCTGCAGTGCGGCAGGCGCCCGCAGCATCTCCAGGAAGCCCTGCACAAATATGCCCACAGTACCGTTCAGCCACTGAATGCCCACCGTTTCGAAGAACAGGTAAATGAAGATGGCGTTCATGCCCACTACCACAGGTATCCAGGTGAAGCGCCGGTGGTCTTTCACATCGATCCACCAGTAGAGGGCAGCCAGGATGAGGGTCACCCATCCCAGCGACGCCAGCACGAACCCGCCGGTACTGATCCTTTTGATGATGGGCGACAAACCGGAAAGGTCCGCCGCGTAACCCAGCACCAGCGCCGCAATACCTGCTATCATCAGCAACTTTATTTTTGCTGCATTCCCGCGTTCGCTCATGAGCAGCTTGCCGGCGGTAACGCCGAGTATCGTATGCGCCGCGGTTGGCACGCAATTGAAAGCCACCCATCCATCGGTATTGATCTTGCCCATCAGCAGCGTGTCCACATAAGCGCCGAAGTTATGCCCCTGCGTAAATGGCTGATCGAAACCCGGCACCAGCACCGTTCTGTACAGCACGTCGTTAAGCGCCACCATCAGCAGCGCTGCAACGATCTGCACGCGGTACGGTTTCCCGATCAGGAACCAGGCAACGAGCGTGGTGAACGACAGCTGCGTCAATACATTCCACAACTCCCATACTAACCTGCCTGCATACACGCAGTGCAATGCGGTGCCCAGCAGGAACAGCCGGAAGCTCCTCACGGCAATATGCCTGAAAATATCCCGCTCCGGCATGCCTTTGCTGCGCCTGCGCGTAACGGAAATGTACATGGCGGTGCCGGCCATGAACATGAACGCAGGCTGTACCAGGTCCCAGAAACGGAGGCCATGCCAGGGATGGTGAAAAAATTGTGTAATGAAGGCATTGAACATACCGCCGCCTTCCAGTTGGTGCAATGATTCATATACGCGGCAGCTTTCCCCCGCCAGCAGCAGCATGATCATGCCGCGCATCACATCGAGGGACAGCAGCCTGCCGTCGGGTTTCAGTGGGATCATAGTCTATTCAAAGTTGATCAGTATTGCCGGTTGTGCTGGCGCCGGTATCCGGCCGAGGGTGGCGGACCAGTCGCTTTTCGTTGCGAAAATGCCCAGCTTCAGCGCCTGCGTGGCGGCCAGCCCTTTGAGCTTGGCGCGGGACAGGCGCATCTCGAATGTGAGCAAACCGCCGCTTTCCTCCATGGCGCCAACGGTAAAGAACTCGGTGGTGCCGGTAAAATCGAAAGAGAATGCATTCTGCGCGCCCTTGTGATTGAAGGCATCCAGCCAGCCGTCCAGGATGCTGCCTTCCAGCAGCACATCAAAACCGGCGCCGGTGATATCCGTGGTATATCCTGTAGTAGCATCATTATCGGTATCGAGGTAGATATCGTATATAGCGCCGCTGGACTGTGTGGTAGCTGCTTCGATGTACAGGTACACATACTGCGCATCGTAATCGAATTTGGCCGTTTTGAAAAAAGTTTCCCCGGCGCCGGGCGTTACGGTGTAGTCGTTCACGTTATCCCAGTCGGACAAACTGTTATCATTCATTTTTACCGGTGAGGTTTTGGCGATATAGATGACGGTGGAACCTTCCGAAATCCGACCGTCCTTTGTGGTAGCGTACAGGGTGGGCACATATTTGCCTTTGTCCGGGTACGTATGCACGGGACTTTCCTCCGTGGAAGTTTCCCCGTCCCCGAAATCCCACTGGTAGGACACGGCGCCACTGGTCTCATTGGTGAAGGTCACCGTTTTGTCCTCAATGCTCACGGTGTAAAAGATATCGGCTGCCGGTGTAACGTCATCTTTTTTGCAGGCGGCGAAACAAAGCGGCAGCAGCAACAGCAGTATATTGTTATTGATCTTCATGATAATCGGCATTAATGAATTAAGGGTTCTGGTCGCATAAGCGGTTCGTCTGCACTTCATCGATGGGAATGTAGTAAATGATCCTCGCGGCGTCCCATGGCACGGTCATATTGGCATAACCGGCCGGCGCAGCGGCGAGGTTGATATCCGATTCCTTCAGGCCGGGCAGGTGGTAACCCCAGTACGCGCGGTTCATATTGCGCTTGTTGCGGTACACATCATAACTGCGGTGGCCTTCAAAAGCCAGCTCTATCCTTCTTTCCTTCAGCACAATATCCAGCGCACTCTTGCCTGCAGGCAACTGCCGGTTGTACAGCGCATTTTCCAGCCCGCGGTTCTTCCTGATCTCATCCACATTGTCCAGCGCGGTATTCATATCATCTTGTTTGGCAGCGGCTTCTGCTTTGTTGAGGTACATTTCCGCCAGCCGGAACATGATGGGAGAGCTGAGCGTAGGGCTGCCTCCCTGGAAAGAGAATTTGCTGATGTAATATATTTCGATGCCGTTCTTCTTTTGCAGGTTGCCGCCACCATCTTTCAGCGGTACGATGTATGACCAGCGCACATCTTCCGGGTGGGCGGACATGGTGTCGCGGAGCGACCGGGAAGCAAATTCCTCTCCCCATCCCGAGTTCCCGTCTGAATACAGCATGGAAGCAATGGAACCGGCCTTCCCGTAATCATCCGCAGGCGTGAAGGCTACGCAGAAAATGGTTTCCTTTCCGGCTGTGGCATTGGCGAACAGCTGCGGGAAACTGGCGGCGGTCTCCAGCGTAAAGCGGCTGGAGCCGATCACTTTGTCCGCATAAAAAATAGCGCTGTCGTTCTTTTCTTCGTACAGGTAAGCTCTGGACAACAAGGCCCATGCGGCTTCGCGGGAAGCGAACTGCACACCGCGCGGCTGCGCCATCAATTCCGCTCCTTTCTCCGCATCGGCAACAACGGAAGCATATACTTCCGCAACGCTGGAACGCGGCTTCTGTGCGGGATCGCTGGTGGAGGTGCGCAGCACGATGCCGTCGGACGCAGGGTCATGCGAATAAGGCCGGGCAAATAACCGCACGAGGTTAAAATGGCAAAAGGCGCGCAGAAAATAACATTCGCCGATCAGCTGCCGGGTGTTGTCATTCGGGTCCGGTATCGCTTCCGCCGAGGCGATCACAGTATTCACATCGTTGATGATCTTGTAGGAGATGTACCAGAAATAACGGCTGTTGGTCTGCGTGGCGGTATGGTCCAGCGAAAAGCTGTAATACAGCGGGTCGGTGGTCGTCTGTGCGCAAACGATATCGTCCGCCGCAAAATCGCTGAGTTGAAAATACTGGCGCAGGTACATGTTGTTGCCGTCTACCGTTCCGTTGAACGAAACATGATCTTTGAACAGGGCATAGGCGCCGTTCAAAGCCTGCCTGAGCCCTTCTTCAGTACCGGTGAGCGTTCCCGTGTCCAGCGAATCGCTGGGGTTGATGTCTTTCAGACAGCCGGTCACCAGCAGCGGCAAGACGAAGATGATATATAAAAGTCTTTTTTGCATGATCGGTAATTTTTCTAGAAACGGACATTAACATTAAACAGATACTGACGGTTGTTGGGATACTTGAAGTCGGACACCCCGGGCATCACATAACTGCCGGTGGTAATGGTCGTAGCCGGGTCCTGCCCCAGGAAATCCGTAAAGGTGTACACATTGTCCGCCGTGAGCGACAACGTTATGCCTTCCAGCTTCAATGCGCTGACCCAGGTTTTCGGCAGGGTATAGGCCAGGGCAATGTTGCGGATGGCCAGGAAGCTGCCGTCCTTCAGATAACGTGTAGACGTTTCCGTTGCATTGGCCGCATTCTGCGGGCTGGGCTCTGTGGCATTGTCCCCCGGCTTCGCCCAGGTACTGTAGCCGTCAGGCAATACGATCTGGTTATAATACGGTTCCATGCCGTCATTCATCACAAAGCGCAGGGAGTTGCTGAATACTTTATTGCCGGAGAGGAAGTAAGCATTCACGCTGAGCGAGAAATTCCGGTACCGCCATTGTGAATTGAGGCCGCCCTGGAATCTGGGCAGGGCGGAACCGGCTTCCTGGTAAGTGGCGGCGGCATAATCGGAAGTAGCCTCGCGGCTGGTGATCTTTCCGTCCGCATCCCGAATGACCACTTCCCATTGCGGCGCGCCGGTCTCGCTGTTCACACCCAGCCATTTGGGCATGTAGAACTCGTAGAGGTTACCGCCATTCCGGTAGATCTGCGAAATGCTCCAGGTAGGCTGTGTGCGGATGATATCACTGGGCAGCTTTTGCAGCTTGTTGGAATTGAAGTTGATATTGATATCGGTATTCCATTCAAAATCCGGCGTCCTGATATTTACGGTGCTCAAACTCAATTCTATGCCTTTATTGATGATCTCGCCTGCATTCTCCCAGCGCTGCTCAAAACCGATGGACAGCGGTTGGGATACCTGCAGCAGCAGGTTTTTGGTGACGTTGTTGTACACATCCACGGTAAGGTTCACCCTGTTGAACAAACCGATATCGACACCCGCATTCAGCTGATGCTTGCTTTCCCAGGTGAGGTCCGGACTGGGCAGCTGTGAAGGTGTGGCGGCGGTAGCGCCGTTGTAATGACTGTTCAGCGCAAAGAGACCCAGGTAGCGGGAAGAGCCGATATCCTGCGTGCCGGTTACGCCGTAGCTCGCCCGCAGCTTCAGGTTATCGACAAACGGATGCTTTTGCAGGAAAGGCTCGTTGCTCATCAGCCATGCGGCGGAGATGGCGGGGAACGATCCGTAGCGGTTGCT
This genomic stretch from Chitinophaga sp. XS-30 harbors:
- a CDS encoding hybrid sensor histidine kinase/response regulator transcription factor, with the translated sequence MLKRHLQIPLLLCMLLNVHAQHPTYPFTSLNVNNGLSNNQVNCIYKDSTGFMWFGTMSGLNRYDGYSFRVFRHALADTFSINDDYIYGIYPAPGNNLYIRTRNGDNIYDPATEKFFETRSWLDRTGLPGNGLTCIHQAGGVFWLAGADSGLYRLGGSDQAVKVNAGNKEQAAIADIKSDSKGNIVVLYSNGKIEIRDAHSARPIYRDTAVAAITAGQVMALMLFVDADDDLWVYAPGNDFGAIYLKSRSSAVKRLSSKNGILNNDIVNSIIQDEKGAIWIGTDHGGINVVDKRDFSSYSLMNREDDAKSLAENAIYALYRDNLDVIWCGTYKRGISYFAESMGKFNLYTRRHSGSSNPGHDDVNCFAEDRKGNIWIGTNGGGLIYFDRAAHRFTSFRHDPADDNTISNDVIVSLYVDRWDNLWIGYYFGGMDFYSNGRFSHYRHRSEDPNSLAGKSVWRIYEDQRNNFWVGTLGGGLDRFDRSNGIFYHNNVSLPNSIHSNFISSFAEDKNGDLWIGTAYGIDVLDKAKGIFVQYLSATHQLSNDNVSSLLCDRNGNMWAGTRAGLNLFDPVTRTFRSFRVEDGLPDNNIVSMLEDDEGRLWVSTSNGLSKIIIRQGEKGISIQCRNYDDADGLQGRAFSANAALKLKSGELIFGGPDGFNIFNPASIRQNMHRPAIVFTDLHIFNRRVATHEKRHNRVILPESLSSIKKITLKHNENDFSIDFAALNYINTDKNKYAYMLEGFNREWVTADGRNRRITYTNINPGDYTLHVKAANEDGIWNEEGISLNIRILPPFWKTPLAYIIYIMLAAMMLFMARRAVIRRAHRRFALQQERGEAQRLHELDMMKIRLFTNVSHELRTPVSLILTSTDEVIRNNRASEDRHKFQLIRRNARRLLNLVNQLMDFRKMEMQELKYTPDPGDVVGFVKEVTDSFTDLAERRRISLRCRTACEHLYTMFDHAKMERILFNLLSNAFKFTPEGGAVDVGVEVMEEEGQTWLEIKVKDTGIGIPEERQGKIFERFFQSEMSGSMVSQGSGIGLAITREFVKLANGSISVTSEVDKGSCFTLRLPCEVLDDVLVPGEESMMEKEGIPAEEPAAQGSRRPPVIQEAKTPQKQTVLLVEDNDDFRFYLKDNLKESYNIIEAADGRSGWQKTLSAHPDLVVSDINMPVMDGIALCRKIKGDPRTRQIPVILLTAMAAEEEQLKGLETGAADYLIKPVNFEIMLSRLRNVLSQQTTVRHIVVGRLKPDNEEAQTESPDERFMRTVLEIVEKNLSNAAFSVMELSRELCMNRVSVYKRIFSLTGQTPTEFIRSLRLRRAAELLSTTQMNVTEVAYEVGFNNPKYFARYFKAAFNMLPSAYVAEQRRQVRT
- a CDS encoding acyltransferase family protein, which codes for MIPLKPDGRLLSLDVMRGMIMLLLAGESCRVYESLHQLEGGGMFNAFITQFFHHPWHGLRFWDLVQPAFMFMAGTAMYISVTRRRSKGMPERDIFRHIAVRSFRLFLLGTALHCVYAGRLVWELWNVLTQLSFTTLVAWFLIGKPYRVQIVAALLMVALNDVLYRTVLVPGFDQPFTQGHNFGAYVDTLLMGKINTDGWVAFNCVPTAAHTILGVTAGKLLMSERGNAAKIKLLMIAGIAALVLGYAADLSGLSPIIKRISTGGFVLASLGWVTLILAALYWWIDVKDHRRFTWIPVVVGMNAIFIYLFFETVGIQWLNGTVGIFVQGFLEMLRAPAALQAVISAFAVLALEWYICYWLYRKHIFFKL
- a CDS encoding PKD domain-containing protein, producing the protein MKINNNILLLLLPLCFAACKKDDVTPAADIFYTVSIEDKTVTFTNETSGAVSYQWDFGDGETSTEESPVHTYPDKGKYVPTLYATTKDGRISEGSTVIYIAKTSPVKMNDNSLSDWDNVNDYTVTPGAGETFFKTAKFDYDAQYVYLYIEAATTQSSGAIYDIYLDTDNDATTGYTTDITGAGFDVLLEGSILDGWLDAFNHKGAQNAFSFDFTGTTEFFTVGAMEESGGLLTFEMRLSRAKLKGLAATQALKLGIFATKSDWSATLGRIPAPAQPAILINFE
- a CDS encoding RagB/SusD family nutrient uptake outer membrane protein translates to MQKRLLYIIFVLPLLVTGCLKDINPSDSLDTGTLTGTEEGLRQALNGAYALFKDHVSFNGTVDGNNMYLRQYFQLSDFAADDIVCAQTTTDPLYYSFSLDHTATQTNSRYFWYISYKIINDVNTVIASAEAIPDPNDNTRQLIGECYFLRAFCHFNLVRLFARPYSHDPASDGIVLRTSTSDPAQKPRSSVAEVYASVVADAEKGAELMAQPRGVQFASREAAWALLSRAYLYEEKNDSAIFYADKVIGSSRFTLETAASFPQLFANATAGKETIFCVAFTPADDYGKAGSIASMLYSDGNSGWGEEFASRSLRDTMSAHPEDVRWSYIVPLKDGGGNLQKKNGIEIYYISKFSFQGGSPTLSSPIMFRLAEMYLNKAEAAAKQDDMNTALDNVDEIRKNRGLENALYNRQLPAGKSALDIVLKERRIELAFEGHRSYDVYRNKRNMNRAYWGYHLPGLKESDINLAAAPAGYANMTVPWDAARIIYYIPIDEVQTNRLCDQNP